One Conger conger chromosome 18, fConCon1.1, whole genome shotgun sequence DNA window includes the following coding sequences:
- the fuom gene encoding fucose mutarotase: MVVLKGIPAIISADLLYALGKMGHGDELVLADANFPVSSTCRSGPTEIRADGVGIPQLLEAILKLFPLDTYVDSPAAVMGLEPRDLERGLAVPVWDVYSGLLMVAGCDKPLEEVQRFAFYERAKLSFAVVATGETSLYGNLIIKKGVLPPGEQC; encoded by the exons ATGGTGGTACTAAAAGGAATACCTGCTATTATTTCGGCCGATTTATTATATGCGTTGGGTAAAATGGGACATGGCGATGAATTGG TTCTTGCTGACGCAAACTTTCCAGTTTCATCAACTTGCAGATCCGGGCCCACCGAAATACGTGCTGACG GTGTGGGCATTCCTCAACTCTTGGAAGCCATATTAAAGCTGTTCCCTCTTGACACCTATGTCGACAGCCCG GCAGCTGTAATGGGCCTGGAGCCGCGTGACCTGGAGAGGGGACTGGCCGTGCCGGTTTGGGATGTGTACAGCGGGCTCCTGATGGTGGCCGGATGTGAC aAACCTTTGGAAGAGGTGCAGAGATTTGCGTTTTATGAACGCGCAAAGCTCTCCTTTGCTGTTGTGGCCACTGG GGAAACCTCACTGTATGGAAACCTGATCATAAAGAAAGGGGTGCTTCCACCTGGGGAACAGTGCTAa
- the echs1 gene encoding enoyl-CoA hydratase, mitochondrial has product MAMFCRSAAFLLKSTKSLPYTFAAARQYCAGGQYQHILVDKKGDRGNVGLIQLNRPKALNALCDALIREVNQALDAFEADGEIGAIVITGSERAFAAGADIKEMQNRTFQECYGGNFLAHWNRVSQVKKPVIAAVNGFALGGGCELAMMCDIIYAGEKAQFGQPEILLGTIPGAGGTQRLTRAVGKSLAMEMVLTGDRISAQEAKQSGLVSKIYPADQLVQEAVRCGEKIAANSKLVSAMAKEAVNSAFELSLAEGNRLEKRLFHGTFATDDRKEGMTAFVEKRKATFEDK; this is encoded by the exons ATGGCAATGTTTTGCAGATCTGCAGCCTTCCTTCTAAAGTCAACAAAATCACTACCGTACACGTTTGCAGCTGCACGACAGTACTGCGCAG GTGGACAATATCAGCACATCCTGGTGGATAAGAAGGGTGACCGGGGGAATGTCGGGTTAATTCAGCTCAACCGGCCCAAGGCGCTGAACGCTCTCTGTGACGCGCTGATTAGGGAGGTCAACCAGGCTTTGGATGCGTTCGAAGCCGACGGTGAGATCGGTGCTATCGTCATCACAGGCAGCGAGAGAGCCTTTGCAG CCGGTGCGGACATTAAGGAGATGCAGAATCGCACCTTCCAGGAGTGCTACGGTGGAAACTTCCTGGCACACTGGAATAGGGTTTCACAAGTGAAGAAGCCCGTCATAGCTGCTGTGAACGGCTTTGCT CTTGGCGGAGGTTGTGAGTTGGCCATGATGTGTGATATTATTTACGCCGGTGAGAAGGCACAGTTCGGACAGCCAGAAATCCTCCTGGGGACCATACCTG GTGCGGGAGGTACTCAGAGACTGACTAGAGCCGTCGGAAAATCCCTCGCCATGGAGATGGTCCTGACAGGCGACCGAATATCTGCACAGGAGGCCAAGCAGTCAG GCCTCGTGAGCAAGATCTATCCCGCGGACCAGCTGGTGCAGGAAGCAGTGAGATGCGGGGAGAAAATCGCAGCCAACTCCAAGTTGGTCTCTGCCATGGCCAAAGAAGCCGTCAATTCAG CCTTTGAGTTGAGTTTGGCGGAAGGGAATCGACTGGAGAAGAGATTATTCCACGGGACCTTTGCTACC GATGACAGAAAAGAAGGAATGACTgcatttgttgaaaaaaggaaAGCTACTTTCGAGGACAAGTAA
- the sprn gene encoding shadow of prion protein yields the protein MDRAVAVCWMFMLLSAFFCETVISKGGRGGARGAARGSARGSRTRFKTPRRYSSSPARVAGAAAAGAAAGMAAGAWYGSSRYRTEDGSPRFDGENGNRTDGDFYSYRTSASATHATSLLPFLSIFGSVNLLKYFSL from the coding sequence atgGACAGGGCTGTAGCGGTCTGCTGGATGTTTATGCTGCTATCGGCCTTCTTCTGTGAAACCGTGATCTCcaaggggggtagagggggggcGAGGGGAGCTGCCCGCGGGAGCGCCCGTGGATCGCGCACCCGCTTCAAAACCCCGCGGCGCTACAGCTCGTCGCCGGCGAGGGTCGCGGGGGCCGCCGCAGCCGGAGCCGCAGCAGGCATGGCGGCCGGCGCCTGGTACGGATCTTCACGGTATCGCACGGAGGACGGCTCGCCGAGGTTCGACGGAGAGAACGGAAACCGGACGGACGGCGATTTCTACAGCTACAGGACGTCGGCCTCCGCCACGCACGCGACCTCCCTCCTCCCATTCCTGTCCATATTCGGTTCAGTCAATTTACTGAAATACTTCAGCCTCTGA